The following is a genomic window from Amycolatopsis acidiphila.
GACCTGCGCGTTGCCCGACGACACCTGCGCGGCGCCGTCGGCCAGCTGCCGGGTCTGGCCGGGCAGGGCCGCGGTACTGCTCCGGAGTGTGTCCAGCCCGGCCGACAGCTGGGTGCTGCCGGTGGTCAGCTGGGACGCACCGTCGGCGAGCTGCTGCTGCCCGCCGAGCAGGCGCCCGGCGCCGTCGGCCAGCTGGGTGGCGCCGTCGGCGGCCTCCTGCGTCTTGCCGTAGATGGTGGAGAACCCGATGAGGAACCGGTTCGCGGCCTCCGCGCCGACTTTCTCCGCGATGGTGCTGCGGATCTGCTCGGCGACCTGGTTGGCGATGGTGTGCGACAGGTAGTTGTCGGCGTCGTTGGTGGTGAGCCGGATCGTCGCCTGCTGCGGGGTGAAGTTCCCGCTGGAGAGCAGCGCGGCCGAGAAGTCCTTCGGGATCGTGATGGCGAAGGAGTACTTGTCCTCGCGTACGCCCTGCTGGGCTTCGGCCGCCGAGACCTCGTGCCAGCCGAAGGTGCCCGAGCCGACCACGTCGCCGGTCACCTCGCGGCCGACGTCGCGCTCCTGTGTGCCCGCGTCCTCGTTGACGATGGCGGCGGGCAGCTTGCTCAGCCTGCCGTAGGGGTCGTAGTTGGCGTAGAGGTAGAACGACGCGTACAGCAGGGGCACCAGGACGAGCGCGGCCATCGCGAGCTTGGGCAGCGTGCCCGCGGTGAGCCGGCGCAGCTCGTTGAGGGCGATCCGGAAGCTGGTCACGAGGGCTCTCCGAGCCGGGCCGGGGCGCCGGGCAGGGACGCCAGGGGAGTGGTGGCGGTCAGCACGACGACCGCCAGCCCGCGCGCGGCGTGCTCGCGGGCGAGCGCGGACCAGCCCGCCACGTCGCTGGTGTGCCGGTCCGGGGTGTCGAGCACGAGCATCCGGACGCCCTTGCGGTGCGCGGCCAGCTCGGTGAGCAGGCGGGTCCGCACGGCGGGTTCGAGGTTTTCGAACCGCACGTTCGCCAGCCCGGCCGCGTCGTGCCCGGCGAGCCAGGCGGCGACGTCCTGCTTGCCCGCGGGATGCCCGCCCAGGGCTAGCTCCTCGCCGACCACGACGCGCACGGGCAGCGCGCCCTCGGGCTCGCTGACCCCGGGCGCGTCCACGACCGCGGTGCGGCCGCGCAGCTTCGCCTCGTCGGCCGCGCCGTCGACCGTCACCACCCCGGTGCTGGGTTTCATCCGCCCGGTGAGGGTCAGCCCGAAGGCGGTGACGCCGGGCCCCGGTTCCCCGTGCACGAGCGCGAGTTCGCCGTCCTCGACGGTCAGCGAGGTCGGTGCCAGCACCGCGCCGTGCGGCCCGGCGACGGTCACGCGGTCAGCGCTCACCCGCACGAGGTCTCCTTTTTGAACTGACTGGTCAGTGCAAAAACTACGACGTGCGGAAGCGGCCCGCAACCTCGGGCGGCCGGATTGTGGTCAGCGCAACGCCGACGCGGGCTGGACCTCCCAGAACGTCCACAGTGGACGGTAGCCCTGTCGGGGCCAGAACACCGAGGACAACGGGTTGGTCGGGTTGTAGTAGAGGTAGCTGCCGGTGGCCCGGTGGCCGGCGAAGTCGCGGTGCACGGCCGCCATCAGCGCCTGGCCGATCCCGTTCCCGCGCGCGCCGGGCGTGGTCGCGACGTTGTTCACGTAGCCCCACCGCCCCGGCGGCAGCAGCTCCGCCGCCCACGTGCCGGGCGCGGACTCGATCCAGCCGCAGTCCGCGATCGCGGTCGCGACACCCCCGGTCTCGGCGAGCCAGACCGGCGCCCCGGCGGCGAGGTTGCGCCGCAGCTGCGGGGTCATCAGCTCCACGGCTTCCGGCCGCCCGCGCGAGGTGACCAGCTCCGTGTAGTCGAAGGTCTCCTTCGTCAGCGCCCGCACCTCCTCGAAGTCCTCGGGGCGGGCGAGGCGCACCGTGACGTCGCCGGGCGGCGGCTGCGCCGGCGGCGGGCCGGTGCGGATCGCGAGCACGGAGATCGGCACCATCCCGTGCTGCAGGAACGCCCGGATCGCCGGCGCGTCGCGGCTCGGCCAGGTCACCGTGCACGCGGAGTCCGGTCCGGGGGACTCGGCGTCCATCCGGTGCCGCCACGCGCGCAGCAGCGCGTCCATGCCCTCGGTGCCGCTCTCGCCGGGGTACGGGAAGAGCTGCCAGACCCGCTGTGCCGACCACAGCAGGTCGAGCGTGCCGGGTGCGTAGGTCCGGGTCTGCAGGACGCCGGCGACCCGCTCGCCGGACGCGGTCGCGGCGGTCAGCAGCTCGCCGTCCGGCGTCCCCGGCGGCACGGGCACGACAGGGTCGGCGGCGGTGAAGCGAGCGCGCTGCGCCGCGAGCAGGCGCTCGCCGATCACCGCGGCGCCCGGCGCGTCACGAAGATCGCGGTGCCGGGGAAGAGCTTGCCGCGCAAGGGGCTCCACTGGCCCCAGCACCGGGTGTGCCCGGCGGGCCACTCCGGCTCGACGAGGTCCTCGAGCACGAAACCGCCCGCGGTCAGCGCCCGCACCCAATCGCCCAGCGTCCGGTGGTACTCGACGTAGGTGGCGCGGCCCTCGGCGTCGACCTCGACGTAGGGCGTGCGGTCGAAGTACGGCTGGGTCGCGGTCAGCCCGTTGGGCCCCGGGTCGTCGGGAAAGACCCAGCGCATCGGATGGGTCACCGCGAACACCCAGCGCCCGCCCGGCCGCAGCACCCGGTGCAGTTCGCCGAACACCGTCTCCGGGGAGGCGACGAACGGCAGCGCACCGAAGGCCGAGCACGCCAGGTCCATGCCGGCCGTCGCCAGCGGCAGCTCCTCGGCGCTCGCCTGGAGCAGGGGAATATCGATCCCGGTCCTGATGTTGGCCTCTTTTGCATGACGAAGCATTCCACCGGACAGGTCCAGGGCCACCGGGTGCGCGCCCGCCTCGGCGAGCCAGCGCGCGCACGCGGCCTGACCGCAGCCGATCTCTACGACGCGCTTTCCTCGCACGTCGCCCAGCAGGGCGGCGTCGGCCTCGCGCACACCTTCGGGACACCAGACGAAGTCGGCGTCCCCGAGGAACTCGCCGTGGGTGGCCTGGTAGTCGTCGGCATCGGCGTCCCACCAGGCCAGATTGGCCGCCGTGGCCTCCCGCCGTCCCACGGGCCGGTGGGCGATGCCGACGGTGCCCAGCCGGTGCTCGGCCGAGTCATGCCTGTCCTGCGGAGTCACGAGCGCATTCTCGCCCAGGCCGGGCCACGTCCGGCAGAGGTGACCCTGTTTGTGTCGCACACTCCCGGCCGCGTAGGCTATCTCCAGCGCAGTGGGTTCGCGCTACCTTCCTCCCGGCACAGCTCGAGCCGGGGTCCGGGTCGCGCACACCTCGGCGGTGATGCTCGCGGCCGTTCGCATGGACGTTTGCTCTGCAGTCTGCCGCCGTCTCGCTCGCCGCGCCAGCAAACTGCACACCCACTATTCCCAAGCCGTTACCGGAGCAACCCACCTAATGACCACCGACACCACCACCGTCCCGACGACCGAGCCGCAGGCCCAGCAGGTCGCGATCAATGACATCGGGTCGGAGGAAGACTTCCTCGCGGCGATCGACAAGACGATCAAGTACTTCAACGACGGCGACATCGTTGAAGGCACCATCGTCAAGGTCGATCGTGACGAGGTGCTGCTCGACATCGGGTACAAGACCGAGGGCGTCATCCCCTCGCGCGAGCTGTCGATCAAACACGATGTCGATCCCGGCGAGGTCGTCAGCGTCGGTGACGAGGTCGAGGCCCTTGTCCTCCAGAAGGAGGACAAGGAGGGCCGGCTGATCCTGTCCAAGAAGCGCGCCCAGTACGAGCGCGCCTGGGGCACGATCGAGGAGCTCAAGGAGAAGGACGAGCCTGTCAAGGGCACCGTCATCGAGGTCGTCAAGGGCGGCCTGATCCTCGACATCGGCCTGCGCGGCTTCCTGCCCGCGTCGCTGGTCGAGATGCGCCGGGTGCGCGACCTGCAGCCCTACGTCGGCCGCGAGCTCGAGGCGAAGATCATCGAGCTGGACAAGAACCGCAACAACGTGGTCCTGTCGCGGCGGGCCTACCTGGAGCAGACCCAGTCCGAGGTGCGCAGCGAGTTCCTCAACGCGCTCGCCAAGGGCCAGGTCCGCAAGGGTGTCGTCTCCTCGATCGTCAACTTCGGTGCGTTCGTGGACCTCGGCGGCGTCGACGGCCTGGTGCACGTCTCGGAGCTGTCCTGGAAGCACATCGACCACCCGTCGGAGGTCGTCGAGGTCGGCCAGGAGGTCACCGTCGAGGTGCTCGACGTGGACATGGACCGCGAGCGCGTGTCCCTGTCGCTGAAGGCGACCCAGGAAGACCCGTGGCGCCAGTTCGCCCGCACCCACGCCATCGGCCAGATCGTGCCGGGCAAGGTCACCAAGCTCGTCCCGTTCGGCGCGTTCGTCCGCGTCGAGGAGGGCATCGAGGGCCTGGTGCACATCTCCGAGCTGGCCGAGCGCCACGTGGAGATCCCGGAGCAGGTCGTCCAGGTCGGCGGCGAGGTCATGGTCAAGGTCATCGACATCGACCTTGAGCGGCGCCGCATCTCGCTGTCGCTGAAGCAGGCGAACGAGGGTGTCACGCCCGACACCGAGTTCGACCCGACCCAGTACGGCATGGCTGCCGAGTACGACGAGCAGGGCAACTACATCTACCCCGAGGGCTTCGACCCTGACACCCAGGAGTGGCAGGAAGGCTTCGAGAAGCAGCGTGAGGAGTGGGAGCGCCAGTACGCCGAGGCGCAGACCCGCTACGAGGCTCACATGCGTCAGGTCGCGAAGGCCGCCGAGGCCGACGCCGCCGCCGCGGCGGACGCCGCGACCGGTGTCGTCGAGGGTGGCGAGCAGAGCTACAGCTCCACGGCCTCGGACAGCGGTCCGAAGTCCAGCGGTGGCACCCTCGCGTCCGACGAGCAGCTCGCCGCGCTGCGGGAGAAGCTCTCCGGCGGTGCGTGAGCAGCCCTAGGCAGCTGACGAAGCGGCCCCTGGCTCCGATGGGAGCCGGGGGCCGCTTTGCGTGGTGCGGGGGTTGACTGGATCTGGTCGGCCGACGCCGCTCATGCGGCTAAGGACCGCAGCCGATGGGGAGTCAGCGGCCGAAGAGGGCGTCGCGGCGAGGGGTGTAGGCCCTCAGGCCCGCCAGGATCGTCGTGATGCCCTCGTGGAAGATCTCCGCGTAGGAGTCGTTGCCCGGCTTGAGGAACCAGTCCGGCGGCGGCGTCCGCGCGCGGTGCGTCAGCTCCAGGCTCACCAGCCCGTGCATCGCGGTCCACACGATGTACCCCGCGCCGTCGGCGTCCTCCGGGACCCGCACCGCCGCCCGCACCCGCTCCACGAGCAGGTCATAGGTGTTGCGCTGGGCGAGCATCCGCAGGTCCGGATCGGGGTCGTAGCCGGGTACCGCGCGTTCGAACATGAACGCGTAGCGAGCCGGGCTCTCCAGCGCGAACTCGCGGTACGCGCGGGCGAACGCGAGCACGTCGGGCAACGGGTCGCCGGAGATCGGGGGGAGCTGCGTCAGTTCGTGGCGCAGCAGCTCGAACGTGCGCTCGTACAGGGCGTCCAGCACGCCCGCCCGGCCACCGAAGCGCGTGTAGATCCCGATGGTCGAACTGCCGGCGGCACCCGCGAGCCCGCGCACGGTGAGCCCGGCGACGCCCTGCTCGACGAGGACGGTCAGGGCGGCCTCGAGAAAGCGCTCCCTGCTGTCGGTTTCGGCTGGTCCGGGGTGACCGTGACGAGTGGCCATCACACGCGCTCCCCCCTTCGGGTCTCTTCACGAGAAACTTAGGCTATAACGGCCGTTCTCGCGCCGTGGGCGGGCAGGCATGATGGAACCGTGCCTTTGGTCCGACTCGAATTCCGCGGCCGACCCCTGGTCCGCGACCGCGCGCTCGTGATGGCGATCGTCAACCGCACCCCCGACTCCTTCTACGACCGGGGGGCGTCCTTCGAAGACGACAAGGCCCTGGCGACCGTGGACCGCGTCGTCGCCGAGGGCGCCGACATCGTCGACGTGGGCGGGGTGAAGGCCGGCCCCGGCACCGACGTGGACGCGGACGAGGAGATCCGCCGCGTGGTGCCGTTCGTGGCCGAGATCCGGCGCCGCCACCCGGATCTGGTGATCAGCGTGGACACCTGGCGGCACGAGGTCGGCCGGCTGGCCTGCGAGGCCGGCGCGGACCTGCTCAACGACACCTGGGCGGGCGCCGACCCGAAGCTCGCCGAGGTCGCCGCGGAGTTCGGTGCCGGCTACGTCTGTTCCCACACCGGGGGAGCGGTGCCGCGCACCCGCCCGTTCCGCGTGCGCTACGAGGACCTCGTGCCCGATGTCGTCGAGGAGACGACCCGCCGGGCGGAGGAGGTGGTCGCGCTCGGGGTGCCGCGGGCCGGTGTGCTCATCGACCCGACGCACGACTTCGGCAAGAACACCTGGCACAGCCTGGCCCTGCTGCGGCACGCGGGCACGCTGGCCGCCACCGGCTGGCCGGTGCTGATGGCACTGTCCAACAAGGACTTCGTCGGGGAGGCGCTCGGCGTGCCGCTGGAGGAGCGGCTGGACGGCACGCTCGCCGCCACGGCGCTGGCTGCCCGCGACGGGGCGCAGGTCTTCCGGGCGCACGAGGTGCGCCAGACGCGGCGGGTGCTGGAGATGGTGGCCGCCATCGACGGCGACCGGCCACCGGCCCGCGCGGTCCGCGGGCTCGCCTGACCGTCCTGGCGGGACGGGTCAGCCGCCGCCGTTGCCGCGGTTGAGTCCGTAGAGGACGCGCTGCAGGATCTGGGAGTCCGCGTCCACCCGGGGCTGCTCGGAGGTGTGCTCGACAGGCGGCGTGCGGTTGCGGGAGCGCTGCGGCAGCGGCACCGCGGCCGCGGACATGCCGGTCGGCAGCGGCAGTTCCGACCACACGTTGCGCCGCGCGCCGGGCAGGGTGACCGCGTTGATCTGCGCGCCGGGCAGCTCCGGCGGCTCGCCGGTCAGGTCGTCGTCCAGCTCGATCACCAGCGCGTCGCCGTGCACTCGCAGGCGCACGGTCAGGAACCGCGGCGCGCCGGTCTTCGAGCCCTCGACCGAGGACGACACCAGGTGACGGGTGATCCGGGTGGCCTCGCCGACCAGCTCGCGCAGGGACCACTCGGCCAGCGCGAAGCGCACGAACATCTCGGCGCAGTTGACGGCACTGGGCAGCGCCACGAGCCGCAGGTCGTCGACCTGGGTGGTCTGGCCGATCACGGGTCTCCTCCGTTTCGCCTGGCGCGAGCCTGGTCAGTGTCCGTATCGCGCGATGGTGGCGTACCACGCGTGCACTGGCTGTTAAGGGAGTGTGCGGGACAGCGTAAGGGCAGTGGTCCGAACCGCGGGAGCCACCCGCTCCGCACGCACCCGGTTGCTCCAGCCGGAGATCGAAACCGCTGCTCGCGCGCGTCCCGACCCGTCGAGCACCGGGCTGGCGACGCAGATGACGCCGGCACCCGACTCCTCTCGCTCGTACGCCATGCCCTCCTCACACACCTTGGTCAGCTGCCTGCGCAGCAGGCCCGGCGCGGTGAGTGTCCGCGGCCCGACCCGCGGCAGGCCCGCCGAGATTACCGTCTCCAGCACCGGACCGGGAGAGTGCGCGAGTATCGCTTTTCCGACCGCCGTGGCGTGGGCGGGGAATCTCCCACCGATCCGCGAGGGCAGTGCCGGCGCGTCGGGCCCGCGCACGATGTCGAGGTAGACCACCTCGGTGCCCTCCAGAACGGCCAGGTGCACGGTGTTGCGCGTGGCTTCCCGCAGGTCGGCGAGGTAGGGGCGGGCGGCGTCGACGAGGCCGCGGCGCGCGGCGGCGAGCTGCCCGATCTCGAACAGCCGGATGCCGAGCCGCACTCCGGTGCGGTCGCGCTCCAGCAGGCCCTCGTGCACCAGGTGGCCGGTCAACCGGTGCGCGGAGGACTTGGGCATGCCGGTGCGCCGGGCCAGCTCCGACACACCGAGGAACTCTTCGCCGGGGCCGAAGGCGCCCAGCAGCGCGGCCACCCGCGCGGCCGTCATCCCCGCGGCGTCCCGCTCAGCGGCACACATAGGTTGAGTGTGCCCCATCCGGCGGCGGACGGTAAGGGGCATGAGGAAAGCCATCGCGGCGATCGTCGGGCCGGGCAACATCGGCACCGACCTGCTCGCCAAACTGCGCCGCAGCCAGTTCGTGGACGTGCGCTACATGGTCGGGGTCGACCCGGCCTCCGACGGGCTGGCGCGCGCGGCGCAGCTGGGCCTGGAGACCTCCGCCGAGGGGGTGGACTGGCTGCTGGCCAGGGCGGAGCCGCCCGAGCTGGTCTTCGAGGCGACCTCGGCGAAGGCACACCTGGCGAACGCACCGCGCTACGCCGAGGCCGGCATCCAGGCGATCGACCTGACACCGGCCGCGATCGGCCCGCTCACCTGCCCCGCGGTCACCCTGCCTGAGCAGCTCGACGCCGCGAACCTGAACATGATCACCTGCGGCGGCCAGGCGACCATCCCGATCGTGCATGCCGTCTCGCGGGTGACGCCGGTGCCCTACGCCGAGATCGTCGCGTCGGTGTCCTCCCGCTCCGCCGGGCCGGGCACCAGGGCGAACATCGACGAGTTCACCGAGACCACCGCGCACGCGATCGAGGTGGTCGGCGGTGCCGCCCGGGGCAAGGCGATCATCATCATCAACCCGGTCGAGCCGCCGATGATCATGCGGGACACCGTGTTCTGCGCGATCGACCCCGGCGCCGACCGGGACGCGATCACCGCGTCCATCGAGCGGATGGTCGCGACGGTGCAGGAGTACGTGCCCGGCTACACGCTCAAAGCGCCGCCGCAGTACGACGAGCCGCGCCCCGGCTGGAACGGGCAGGCGCGCGTCGCGGTGTTCCTCGAGGTCGCCGGCAACGGCGACTACCTGCCCGCCTACGCCGGGAACCTCGACATCATGACCGCCGCCGCGGCCCGCGTCGGCGAGCTGCTGGCACAGCGGAAGGTGGTGGCGGCATGAGCTGGGACGACGTGACGCGCGAGGTCCGGATCGTCGACACGAGCCTGCGCGACGGCAGCCATGCGATGGCCCACCAGTTCACCGAGGAGAACGTGCGCGACACGGTGCGGGCGCTGGACACGGCCGGGGTGTCGCTGATCGAGGTCACGCACGGCGACGGCCTCGGCGGGTCGACGTTCAACTACGGGTTCTCGCTGGTGGACGAGCGCAAGCTGATCGCGGCGGCGGTCGACGAGGCGAAGCGCGCGAAGATCGCCGTGCTGCTGCTGCCCGGCCTCGGCACGGTCACCGACCTCAAGGCGGCGGCCGGGCTGGGCGCGGGGGCGGTCCGCATCGCGACGCACTGCACAGAGGCCGACGTGTCGGTCCAGCACTTCACCGAGGCGCGCGAACTGGGGCTGGAGACCGTCGGGTTCCTGATGCTCTCGCACATGTCCACTCCGGACGCGCTGGCGAAGCAGGGCCGGATCATGGTCGACGCCGGCTGCCAGTGCGTGTACATTGTGGACTCCGCGGGCGCGCTGATCCTCGAGGACGCCGCCGAGCGGGTCGAGGCGCTGGCCGCCGAGTTCGGCGGCGAGGCCCAGGTCGGCTACCACGGGCACCAGAACCTCAGCTTCGGCGTCGCCAACTCGGTGCTCGCCTACCGGGCCGGCGCGCGGCAGATCGACGGTTCGCTGGTCGCGCTCGGTGCGGGCGCGGGGAACTCGCCGACCGAGGTGCTGGCGGCGGTGTTCGAGCGGCTCGGCGTGCGGACCGGGGTCGACAAGGACTTGCTGATGGACGCCGCCGAGAACGTGGTGAAGCCCTACATCACCCGGCTGCCGGTGATGGACCGCTCGTCGATCGTGCAGGGCTTCGCCGGGGTGTACTCGAGCTTCCTGCTGCACGCCGAGCGCGCCGCGGAGCGCTACGGCGTGCCGGCGCACGAAATCCTGTACCGGGTCGGGGCGAACCGCTACGTCGGCGGCCAGGAGGACATGATCATCGACATCGCCCTGCAGCTGGTGGCCGAGCGGGACGCCCGCTAGGAAGCGGCGTGGGCGAGCAGGTGCACGCAGTGGGCGATCAGGCGGTCGCGGGTGACCCGCAGGGTGCCGCCGAGGTAGCCGGTGAACAGGTTCGCCAGCGCGCCGACGAGGCCGAGCGCGGTCATCTCGCGCTCGTCGGCCGCCATCCGCTCCGGCAGCTGTTCGCGCACGAGGGCGGCGAAGGCGGGCAGCAGTGCCACGCCACGCGCGGACAGCGCCGGGTCGGTCACCGGGGCCAGCAGCAGCACCCGGCCCTTGCGCGGGTCGTCGACCATCAGCTCGACGAACGCCGTCACCGCGGCTTCGGCGCGGGCCGCGGGCTGCGCGCGCGTGTCGGGCACCGCGGCGATCAGCGCCCGGCGCAGCTGCTCGGCGACGTCCTCGTACACCGCGACGACAAGCTGCTCGCGGTCGGCGAAGTTCTCGTAGAAGTACCGTTCGGTGAGCTTCGCGTGCCGGCACACCGCCCGGACGCTGACCGCGGAGCTGCCCCCGGTGCCCAGTAGGCCGAGCCCGGCGGCGAGCAGCTGCGCACGCCGGGCGGCCTTGCGGTCGTCGAGCGTGGTGCCGGCCCAGGTGCGGGTCATCGCGTCCCCTCAATTGACTACGGGTGTTGTCAATCGTAGCGTGCTCGGCATGGCACCGCAGCCGCTCGGACCCTGTTCGCTCACCTGGAAGTACTTCGGCGACTGGCGCACTCTGCTGATGGCCCTGTGGGCCGGGTCGATGCAGAACATGCACCCGGCGCTCGGCGCGGGCGTCGAGCAGCATTCGCGGTTCTTCGAGGAGCGGTGGCAGCGGCTGTTCCGCTCGCTGTACCCGATCGGCGGCGTGGTCTACGACGGGCCGCGCGCCGAGCGGACCGCGCGCGAGGTGCGCGGCTACCACGACCTGATCAAGGGCGTCGACGCGCGCGGCAGGCGCTACCACGCGCTCGACCCGGACACGTTCTACTGGGCGCACTCGACGTTCTTCATGCTCACCCTGATCACCGCGGAGCGGATGTGCGGCGGGCTCTCGGCGGCGCAGCGGCGGCAGTTGTTCGACGAGCACGTGCAGTGGTACCGGCTCTACGGCGTGAGCACCCGCCCGGTGCCCGCGTCCTGGGAGGCGTTCCAGGAGTACTGGGACCACATGTGCGCCGAGGTCCTGGAGGACAACAAGGCCACGCGCGACGTGCTGGACCTGCGTGCGCTCGCGAAGCCGCCGAGCCTCGGGTGGTTGCCGGAGCTCCTATGGCCGCCGTTGCGGTTCGTCGTCGCGCGGAGCTTCGTCTGGTGGACCGTCGGGTTGTACCCGGCGGTGGTCCGCGAGCGCCTCGGCTACCGCTGGTCGCCCGGCAACGAGCGGCTGCACCGGCTGGTGGGACGGGCGCTCGGCCTCGCCTTCCGGTTCCTGCCGCACGACCGCCGCTACCACCCGCGGGCCAGGGCCGGCTGGCGCCGCGCCCGCGGCGAGCACGTTCCGCCGGTGGAGACCCCGGCCCGCAACCTCCCGCCGCGGCACGAGCGGGACAATCCGATGCACTACTCACCCCGGGAGGCGACGTGAAGCTGGGCTACCACATCGGATACTGGCAGTCCGGTCCGCCGGCGGGCGCGCTCGAGGCGATCACCACCGCCGAGGAGCTGGGCTTCGACTCGGTGTGGACCGCCGAGGCCTACGGCTCCGACGCGCTCACCCCGCTGGCCTGGTGGGGCGCCTCGACGAGCCGGATCAGGCTCGGAACCAACATCGTGCAGATGTCCGCCCGCACGCCCGCAGCCGTCGGGATGAGCGCGCTGACGCTGGACCACCTCTCCGGCGGGCGGTTCGTGCTGGGGCTGGGAGTGTCGGGCCCGCAGGTGGTCGAGGGCTGGTACGGGCAGCCGTACCCGAAGCCGCTGGCGCGCACCCGGGAGTACGTCGACATCGTGCGGCAGGTGATCGCGCGCGAGAAGCCCGTCACCTCGGGCGGTCCGTTCTACCCGCTGCCGCTCGACGGCGGGACCGGGCTGGGCAAGCCGCTGAAGTCCACGGTGCACCCGCTGCGCGCGGAGATCCCGATCTACCTGGCCGCGGAGGGGCCGAAGAACGTCTCGCTGGCCGCCGAGATCTGCGACGGCTGGCTGCCGTTGTTCTTCTCGCCCAAGAGCGACGCGTTCTACCGCGCCGCGCTGGAGGAGGGCTTCGCCCGGCCCGGCGCCCGGCGCACCATGGCGGACTTCGAGGTCGCGGCGTCGGTCCCGGTGATCGTGCACGACGACGTCGAGACGGCGGCCGGCTTCATGAAGCCGTCGCTGGCGCTCTACATCGGCGGGATGGGCGCCAAGGAGGTGAACTTCCACCACGACGTGTTCGCGCGGATGGGCTACGAGGACGTCGCGGACAAGGTGCAGGAGCTCTACCTCGCGGGCCGCAAGGAGGAGGCGGCGGCGGCGGTCCCGACCGCGCTCGTCGAGGACACCGCGCTGATCGGGCCACCCGCGAAGATCCGGGAGGAG
Proteins encoded in this region:
- a CDS encoding ABC transporter ATP-binding protein, with protein sequence MRVSADRVTVAGPHGAVLAPTSLTVEDGELALVHGEPGPGVTAFGLTLTGRMKPSTGVVTVDGAADEAKLRGRTAVVDAPGVSEPEGALPVRVVVGEELALGGHPAGKQDVAAWLAGHDAAGLANVRFENLEPAVRTRLLTELAAHRKGVRMLVLDTPDRHTSDVAGWSALAREHAARGLAVVVLTATTPLASLPGAPARLGEPS
- a CDS encoding GNAT family N-acetyltransferase; its protein translation is MIGERLLAAQRARFTAADPVVPVPPGTPDGELLTAATASGERVAGVLQTRTYAPGTLDLLWSAQRVWQLFPYPGESGTEGMDALLRAWRHRMDAESPGPDSACTVTWPSRDAPAIRAFLQHGMVPISVLAIRTGPPPAQPPPGDVTVRLARPEDFEEVRALTKETFDYTELVTSRGRPEAVELMTPQLRRNLAAGAPVWLAETGGVATAIADCGWIESAPGTWAAELLPPGRWGYVNNVATTPGARGNGIGQALMAAVHRDFAGHRATGSYLYYNPTNPLSSVFWPRQGYRPLWTFWEVQPASALR
- a CDS encoding class I SAM-dependent methyltransferase — encoded protein: MTPQDRHDSAEHRLGTVGIAHRPVGRREATAANLAWWDADADDYQATHGEFLGDADFVWCPEGVREADAALLGDVRGKRVVEIGCGQAACARWLAEAGAHPVALDLSGGMLRHAKEANIRTGIDIPLLQASAEELPLATAGMDLACSAFGALPFVASPETVFGELHRVLRPGGRWVFAVTHPMRWVFPDDPGPNGLTATQPYFDRTPYVEVDAEGRATYVEYHRTLGDWVRALTAGGFVLEDLVEPEWPAGHTRCWGQWSPLRGKLFPGTAIFVTRRAPR
- the rpsA gene encoding 30S ribosomal protein S1 — translated: MTTDTTTVPTTEPQAQQVAINDIGSEEDFLAAIDKTIKYFNDGDIVEGTIVKVDRDEVLLDIGYKTEGVIPSRELSIKHDVDPGEVVSVGDEVEALVLQKEDKEGRLILSKKRAQYERAWGTIEELKEKDEPVKGTVIEVVKGGLILDIGLRGFLPASLVEMRRVRDLQPYVGRELEAKIIELDKNRNNVVLSRRAYLEQTQSEVRSEFLNALAKGQVRKGVVSSIVNFGAFVDLGGVDGLVHVSELSWKHIDHPSEVVEVGQEVTVEVLDVDMDRERVSLSLKATQEDPWRQFARTHAIGQIVPGKVTKLVPFGAFVRVEEGIEGLVHISELAERHVEIPEQVVQVGGEVMVKVIDIDLERRRISLSLKQANEGVTPDTEFDPTQYGMAAEYDEQGNYIYPEGFDPDTQEWQEGFEKQREEWERQYAEAQTRYEAHMRQVAKAAEADAAAAADAATGVVEGGEQSYSSTASDSGPKSSGGTLASDEQLAALREKLSGGA
- a CDS encoding TetR/AcrR family transcriptional regulator; its protein translation is MATRHGHPGPAETDSRERFLEAALTVLVEQGVAGLTVRGLAGAAGSSTIGIYTRFGGRAGVLDALYERTFELLRHELTQLPPISGDPLPDVLAFARAYREFALESPARYAFMFERAVPGYDPDPDLRMLAQRNTYDLLVERVRAAVRVPEDADGAGYIVWTAMHGLVSLELTHRARTPPPDWFLKPGNDSYAEIFHEGITTILAGLRAYTPRRDALFGR
- the folP gene encoding dihydropteroate synthase, coding for MVRLEFRGRPLVRDRALVMAIVNRTPDSFYDRGASFEDDKALATVDRVVAEGADIVDVGGVKAGPGTDVDADEEIRRVVPFVAEIRRRHPDLVISVDTWRHEVGRLACEAGADLLNDTWAGADPKLAEVAAEFGAGYVCSHTGGAVPRTRPFRVRYEDLVPDVVEETTRRAEEVVALGVPRAGVLIDPTHDFGKNTWHSLALLRHAGTLAATGWPVLMALSNKDFVGEALGVPLEERLDGTLAATALAARDGAQVFRAHEVRQTRRVLEMVAAIDGDRPPARAVRGLA
- a CDS encoding IclR family transcriptional regulator translates to MCAAERDAAGMTAARVAALLGAFGPGEEFLGVSELARRTGMPKSSAHRLTGHLVHEGLLERDRTGVRLGIRLFEIGQLAAARRGLVDAARPYLADLREATRNTVHLAVLEGTEVVYLDIVRGPDAPALPSRIGGRFPAHATAVGKAILAHSPGPVLETVISAGLPRVGPRTLTAPGLLRRQLTKVCEEGMAYEREESGAGVICVASPVLDGSGRARAAVSISGWSNRVRAERVAPAVRTTALTLSRTLP
- a CDS encoding acetaldehyde dehydrogenase (acetylating), whose amino-acid sequence is MRKAIAAIVGPGNIGTDLLAKLRRSQFVDVRYMVGVDPASDGLARAAQLGLETSAEGVDWLLARAEPPELVFEATSAKAHLANAPRYAEAGIQAIDLTPAAIGPLTCPAVTLPEQLDAANLNMITCGGQATIPIVHAVSRVTPVPYAEIVASVSSRSAGPGTRANIDEFTETTAHAIEVVGGAARGKAIIIINPVEPPMIMRDTVFCAIDPGADRDAITASIERMVATVQEYVPGYTLKAPPQYDEPRPGWNGQARVAVFLEVAGNGDYLPAYAGNLDIMTAAAARVGELLAQRKVVAA
- the dmpG gene encoding 4-hydroxy-2-oxovalerate aldolase gives rise to the protein MSWDDVTREVRIVDTSLRDGSHAMAHQFTEENVRDTVRALDTAGVSLIEVTHGDGLGGSTFNYGFSLVDERKLIAAAVDEAKRAKIAVLLLPGLGTVTDLKAAAGLGAGAVRIATHCTEADVSVQHFTEARELGLETVGFLMLSHMSTPDALAKQGRIMVDAGCQCVYIVDSAGALILEDAAERVEALAAEFGGEAQVGYHGHQNLSFGVANSVLAYRAGARQIDGSLVALGAGAGNSPTEVLAAVFERLGVRTGVDKDLLMDAAENVVKPYITRLPVMDRSSIVQGFAGVYSSFLLHAERAAERYGVPAHEILYRVGANRYVGGQEDMIIDIALQLVAERDAR